Proteins co-encoded in one Astatotilapia calliptera chromosome 18, fAstCal1.2, whole genome shotgun sequence genomic window:
- the LOC113010329 gene encoding uncharacterized protein LOC113010329 isoform X1, whose protein sequence is MILLPHLDSFTSADTFSSRQVFVLLFLTVGGYTYSHLIFGSGTKLSVTDEQVVKPVVSVYPAASRAHLEGNSSLLCVASAMFPPLVQFSWKRQKKNGGEAEELPPAEGEQLELREAGRTIAIRMVDGSHSDTYKYSCWVKHEGGTVEARTQQELPAPAASCPPEREPADLPALQPADLSFQSQCRVKLLCLLYTVLIVKSLVYCCGLSLLMMLTNKGASTNCTHAD, encoded by the exons ATGATCCTGCTTCCTCATTTGGACTCATTCACCTCAGCTGACACGTTCAGCAGCAGACAGGTTTTTGTATTACTCTTTCTCACTGTGGGAGGGTACACATACAGCCACCTCATCTTTGGCTCTGGAACTAAACTGTCTGTAACAG ATGAGCAGGTAGTGAAGCCCGTGGTGAGCGTGTACCCAGCAGCATCCAGAGCCCACCTGGAGGGGAACAGCTCCCTGCTGTGTGTGGCCTCAGCCATGTTTCCTCCTCTGGTCCAGTTCTCCtggaaaagacagaagaagaacgGCGGAGAAGCGGAGGAGCTGCCCCCTGCTGAGGGAGAGCAGCTGGAGCTCAGAGAGGCGGGACGCACCATTGCCATCAGGATGGTTGATGGGAGCCATTCtgacacatataaatacagctgCTGGGTGAAGCACGAGGGGGGCACAGTGGAGGCCCGAACACAACAAG agCTTCCAGCTCCAGCAGCCTCCTGTCCTCCAGAGAGAGAGCCAGCAGACCTGCCAGCTCTGCAGCCAGCTGACT TGTCCTTCCAGTCTCAGTGCAGGGTGAAGCTGCTCTGCCTGCTGTACACAGTGCTGATAGTGAAGAGTCTGGTGTACTGCTGTggactctctctgctgatgatgCTCACAAACAAGGGAGCGTCCACCAACTGCACACATGCTGACTGA
- the LOC113010329 gene encoding uncharacterized protein LOC113010329 isoform X2, which produces MILLPHLDSFTSADTFSSRQVFVLLFLTVGGYTYSHLIFGSGTKLSVTDEQVVKPVVSVYPAASRAHLEGNSSLLCVASAMFPPLVQFSWKRQKKNGGEAEELPPAEGEQLELREAGRTIAIRMVDGSHSDTYKYSCWVKHEGGTVEARTQQELPAPAASCPPEREPADLPALQPADLSFQSQCRVKLLCLLYTVLIVKSLVYCCGLSLLMMLTNKGASTNCTHAD; this is translated from the exons ATGATCCTGCTTCCTCATTTGGACTCATTCACCTCAGCTGACACGTTCAGCAGCAGACAGGTTTTTGTATTACTCTTTCTCACTGTGGGAGGGTACACATACAGCCACCTCATCTTTGGCTCTGGAACTAAACTGTCTGTAACAG ATGAGCAGGTAGTGAAGCCCGTGGTGAGCGTGTACCCAGCAGCATCCAGAGCCCACCTGGAGGGGAACAGCTCCCTGCTGTGTGTGGCCTCAGCCATGTTTCCTCCTCTGGTCCAGTTCTCCtggaaaagacagaagaagaacgGCGGAGAAGCGGAGGAGCTGCCCCCTGCTGAGGGAGAGCAGCTGGAGCTCAGAGAGGCGGGACGCACCATTGCCATCAGGATGGTTGATGGGAGCCATTCtgacacatataaatacagctgCTGGGTGAAGCACGAGGGGGGCACAGTGGAGGCCCGAACACAACAAG agCTTCCAGCTCCAGCAGCCTCCTGTCCTCCAGAGAGAGAGCCAGCAGACCTGCCAGCTCTGCAGCCAGCTGACT TGTCCTTCCAGTCTCAGTGCAGGGTGAAGCTGCTCTGCCTGCTGTACACAGTGCTGATAGTGAAGAGTCTGGTGTACTGCTGTggactctctctgctgatgatgCTCACAAACAAG